The following proteins are encoded in a genomic region of Thalassophryne amazonica chromosome 5, fThaAma1.1, whole genome shotgun sequence:
- the LOC117510885 gene encoding mitogen-activated protein kinase 1 isoform X2, which produces MECSAYDRDNKIRVAIKKISPFEHQTYCQRTLREIKILLRFKHENIIGINDIIRTPTIDQMKDVYIVQDLMETDLYKLLKTQHLSNDHICYFLYQILRGLKYIHSANVLHRDLKPSNLLLNTTCDLKICDFGLARVADPDHDHTGFLTEYVATRWYRAPEIMLNSKGYTKSIDIWSVGCILAEMLSNRPIFPGKHYLDQLNHILGILGSPSQEDLNCIINIKARNYLLSLPYRGKVPWNRLFPNADPKALDLLDKMLTFNPHKRIEVEEALAHPYLEQYYDPTDEPVAEAPFKFDMELDDLPKETLKELIFEETARFQTTFRS; this is translated from the exons at ggagtg TTCTGCCTATGATCGGGACAACAAGATACGTGTGGCCATAAAGAAGATCAGCCCTTTTGAGCACCAGACGTACTGCCAACGCACTTTGAGAGAGATCAAAATCCTTCTACGCTTCAAACATGAGAACATTATTGGAATCAATGACATTATCCGCACACCAACCATTGACCAGATGAAGGATGT TTACATTGTACAGGATCTCATGGAGACAGACCTGTACAAGCTTCTGAAGACTCAACACCTGAGCAACGACCACATCTGCTACTTTCTCTATCAGATCCTACGAGGGCTCAAGTATATCCACTCTGCCAATGTCCTGCATCGTGACCTGAAGCCTTCCAACCTTCTGCTCAACACCACCTGTGATCTCAAG ATCTGTGATTTTGGTTTGGCTCGTGTGGCTGATCCCGACCACGATCACACTGGATTCCTGACGGAGTATGTAGCCACCCGTTGGTACAGAGCACCAGAGATCATGCTCAACTCCAAG GGCTACACCAAGTCCATAGACATCTGGTCAGTGGGGTGCATCTTGGCAGAGATGTTGTCCAACCGGCCAATTTTTCCTGGGAAGCATTACTTGGATCAGCTTAACCACATTCTGG GGATCCTGGGTTCCCCCTCACAGGAAGACCTCAACTGTATCATCAATATCAAAGCCAGGAACTATCTTTTGTCGCTGCCTTACCGCGGCAAGGTGCCGTGGAACCGCCTGTTTCCCAATGCTGATCCCAAAG ctctTGACCTGTTGGACAAGATGCTCACCTTTAACCCTCACAAGAGGATTGAAGTGGAGGAGGCCCTAGCACACCCATACCTGGAGCAATACTACGACCCGACAGATGAG CCTGTTGCTGAGGCCCCATTCAAGTTTGACATGGAGCTGGATGACCTTCCCAAAGAGACACTGAAGGAGCTCATCTTTGAAGAAACTGCACGTTTCCAGACCACCTTTAGGTCCTAA